In Frederiksenia canicola, the sequence CCAGATGTTTTAGGTGCAGTAGCGGGTGCGAAACACGTTCACGAATTAGCAAAAGAGTACGGTGTGCCAGTGATTCTTCACACTGACCACGCTGCGAAAAACTTACTCCCTTGGATCGACGGTATGTTAGATGCAGGTGAAAAATTCTTCGCAGAAACAGGAAAACCATTATTCTCTTCACACATGATTGACCTTTCTGAAGAGCCAATCGAAGAAAATATGGAAATCTGTAAAAAATACCTTGAGCGTATGAATAAAATGGGGATGACCCTTGAGATCGAAATTGGTATCACTGGTGGTGAAGAAGATGGCGTAGATAACAGCGATGTTGATGAGTCACGTTTATACACTCAACCAGAAGATGTATTATTCGTTTACGATTCATTAAACCCAGTTAGCCCACGTTTCACTGTTGCAGCAGCATTCGGTAACGTACATGGCGTTTATAAACCAGGTAACGTGAAATTAAAACCATCAATTTTAGGTGCATCACAAGAGTTCGTCTCTAAAGAACGTGGTTTACCAGCGAAATCAATTGACTTCGTATTCCATGGTGGTTCAGGTTCAAGTCGTGAAGAAATCCGCGAAGCAATCAGCTACGGTGCAATCAAAATGAACATCGACACCGATACACAATGGGCATCTTGGGACGGTATTTTACAGTTCTACAAAGCGAACCACGAATACTTACAAGGTCAATTAGGTAACCCAACTGGCCCTGATGCACCAAACAAAAAATACTACGATCCACGTGTTTGGTTACGCAAAATGGAAGAGTCGATGTCTAAACGCTTAGAGCAATCTTTTGAAGACTTGAACTGCGTAAACGTACTCTAATTTGCAAAACTTTCTTTAAAACTAACCGCTTGTTACAATGCAAGCGGTTTTTCTTTTGGTTTTTAGGCAAAAAAAGGCGAAAGTTATGTTACTTCTGGATGTACAAAATATCAGTAAGCGTTTTACCGACCGAGTCGGCTTGTTTCGCAAGCAGGATTTCTATGCGGTGAAAAATGTGTCGTTTCAGCTTGAACAACAACAAACCTTAGCGATTATTGGGGCGAATGGAGCGGGAAAATCGACCTTAGCCAAAATGCTAGTTGGCATTACGGAACTCACCTCGGGTAAAATATTCTTAAAAAATCAAGAACTTCATTACGGTGATTATGCCTTTCGAGCCAAAAAAATCCGAATGGTGTTTCAAGATCCGAACGATGCTTTCGACCCGAACTACAACATCGGGCAAATTCTTGATTCGCCACTCAAACTAGCCACAACGCTTTCCGAAGAAAACCGCAACGAACGAATTTTCAAAACGCTCAAACTCGTTGGAATGTATCCCGAACACGCCCTTATTCCCATTAGCGAAGCGTCAAGCAGCCAAAAACACCGAGTAGCACTCGCTCGAGCTTTGATTTTAAATCCCGAAATTGTCATTTTTGATGACAGCTTAAGTGCCTTGGATTTCTCGCTGCAAAGCCAACTGACCAATTTAATGCTCAGTTTACAAGAACGCCTCGGACTTTCGTATATTTATGTCGGGCAGAATTTAGGTTTAATTAAGCATATCGCTGATAAACTTATGGTGATGGATCAAGGCGAAGTCGTTGAATACGGCATGACTAAAGCACTACTGCTCAATCCACAAAACCCCATCACCGTCCGCCTTATTGAAAGCCATTTTGGCAAACGGCTCACGGAAGACGCATGGGCAAATTCGTTTATGTAGCGGCGAGCCTATAATTTTTCTTGATTATTCAAAATAAGAATGGATCGGGGTAACAGTACTCAAATCCCAACTCCCGACAAATTTTCTCTCCTGAAATAATCCGCACAAGCGGTTGGTTTTCGGGGGAAAAATGCAAATCGGGTAAGCCGAATTTTTTTGCCATCGCACCATAATAATCCTGTCGAGTCGGGTGCTGTGGGGCGACTAAATGGAACAGCCGTTGCCCGTTTGGCATAGAGAGCAGTAATTCAATCGCTCTAATGCAATCTTGTTGATGTACTAAATTCACGGGCTGACCCGCACCGCTGAGATTCTGTTTGCCTGCTAAATAGTGAACAGGGTGGCGGTTTTTGCCAATCAAACCGCCTAGCCGCAGAATATCACAGGCGATAGATTGCTGTTGTAACCACGATTCCAGTTGTGCGGTTGGGTTGCGGAGATCCGTTGCAACATTTTCGTCAAACGTCCCCGCTTGTAACGGCAAAACGCCCGTGGTGCTGATAAAAATGAGCTGTTTCACCTGTTGCGAAATGGCTTGCTGAACCAATCGCTTGATCCCATCCAAATAGTTTTCTGCTGAGATTTTGCTCGGTGGAATGTTGATCACCACGGCATTCACATTCAGTAATGGCTGTAAACTTTCTGAAGAAAACTCTGATAAATCAAAGGGATAAATTTCAATTTTAGGGTGGTGAGTTACTTGGCGTTTACTGCCTTTCACTTGCCATCCCTTTTTAAGTAATCGTTCCGCCAATGGCATTCCCAGCCAGCCCAGACCAATAATGGCAATAGACTTCATATGTTCTTCCTGTGCAAAATTTTCGCTAGAATAGCCGAGCCTTTTGACCTATTTCAACTTTCTCGTGAAAATTTTTTACTTTCCCTACGGCAAAAAACGTACACTACGTCTTCAAAAATGGTTGAGAAAAGGAGACCCTAATGCAACTTTTAGAGGCGATTAAACAGCGTAAAACCATCAAATTGTTTAACGATAACGCCAAAATTTCCCGTGAAGAGTTGAGCGAGATGCTTGAATTGGCACAGTTGGCACCGTCCAAAGCCAATTTGCAACCTTGGCGTTTTGTGGTGATTGATGAGCCTGAACAAAAACAGAAATTGCTTGATGTTGTTGCATTCAATGCTCCGCCTTGCGAAAGTGCGGCTGCGGTGGTGATTGTGTTGGCGGATCTGCAATATCAAAAATTACTCGGCGACATTCTCGATCATTCTGTAGCAAGCGGTTGTTTACACGCCAATTTTCGCGATCGCAGCTACGATTTTCTTCTCAACACCCACAATGCACTTAGCGAGCAAGAAATTCGTGATCAAGCCTTAATTGACACCAGCCTTGCGGCGATGCAGTTGATGTTGATTGCCAAAGAAAAAGGCTACGACAGCCATGCCATTGGCATTTTCGATCGTGAACAGGTGATGAATCGCTTTGAGATTGATGCCGACCGCTACCTTCCCGTGATGCTACTCGCCATCGGTAAAGCTGCTGTTCCTGCGATTCCCAGTGCTAGACTGCCGATTACACATACAGTTGCTTGGAATAGTGGCAAGACATTGAACAAGTAATTTTTGCAAAAAAATGCTAGAATCTGACCGCTTGTATTTGAAAAGGAACAAAAAATGACAAAACATTATGATTATATTGCGATTGGTGGCGGTAGTGGTGGAATTGCATCGGTCAATCGTGCGGCGAGTTATGGCAAAAAATGTGCAATTATCGAAGCGAAATTGCTCGGCGGTACTTGCGTGAATGTGGGCTGCGTGCCGAAAAAAGTGATGTGGTACGGGGCTCAAGTGGCAGAAGCGATTAACTATTATGCCGCTGATTATGGCTTTGAACTCGATTGCAAGCGGTTCGATTTTGCCAAACTTGTGCAAAATCGCCAAGCCTATATTTCTCGTATTCACACCTCTTATAACAATGTGTTGGCAAAAAATAATGTTGATGTGATTCAAGGCTTTGCCAAGTTTGTGAATAAAAATACTCTTGAGGTGAATGGTGAGCAGATCACCGCTGACCATATTTTAATCGCAACGGGCGGGCGTCCAAGTCGTCCAGCGATCAAAGGGGCGGAATATGGTATTGATTCTGATGGCGTATTTGCCTTAACCGAATTACCAAAACGTATTGCGATTGTGGGGGCAGGTTACATTGCGGTCGAATTGGCGGGAGTGATGAATGCCTTTGGTGTTGAGACGCATCTGTTTGTTCGCCAGCATGCACCATTGCGTAATTTTGATCCGCTGATTGTCGATACGTTGCTGGAAGTGATGGCACAAGACGGCATTCAATTGCATACACACAGCGTGCCGAGCGAGGTGGTGAAAAATGTTGACGGTTCGCTAACGTTACAGCTTGAAAATGGCGAGAGCCAAACCGTTGATGCGTTGGTGTGGGCAATTGGGCGTGAGCCAGCAACTGATGCGATCAACTTACAAGCGGCGGGCGTGGAAACCAATGCACGCGGCTTTGTGAAAGTGGATAAATTCCAAAATACGAATGTGGACGGCATTTATGCGGTCGGTGATATCATCGAAGGCGGCATTGAACTGACGCCTGTTGCTGTTGCCGCAGGTCGCCGTTTATCTGAGCGTCTGTTCAACAATAAACCGAACGAGCATTTGGACTACAACCTTGTGCCGACCGTGGTGTTTAGCCATCCACCGATTGGAACGATTGGATTGAGCGAACCAAAAGCGATTGAGCAATTTGGGGCAGAGCAGGTGAAAGTGTATACTTCATCGTTCACGCCGATGTATAGTGCGATCACTCAGCACCGCCAGCCTTGCCGTATGAAATTGGTTTGTGTTGGTGAAGAACAAAAGATCGTTGGTTTGCACGGTATTGGTTTTGGCGTGGATGAAATGATCCAAGGCTTTGCTGTGGCGATCAAAATGGGGGCAACCAAAGCGGATTTCGACAACACGGTGGCGATCCACCCAACGGGCTCTGAAGAGTTTGTTACAATGCGTTAATGGTTTAGTCCGTGAATGGTCTGAATAAGTAGGCTATTCACGGATGTTGTTAAATGAGGATTATCGAAATGAATAAATGGTGGACAGTATTAGGTTTTACATTGCTTCTTGCGGGGTGTTTTGATCAACCTAAATCAGAAGCAGAGGTAAAAAACCGTACGGAAACAAAAGCGACTGAAACGGCAGAAAATAGGGTTTATTCAATGAAAGAGACAACAAAAGCAGCAGAGACAGAAATGCCAAAATCTGAAATGAAATCGGCTGAAGGGGCTGAAGCGAATGTGGCAAAAATGCCAGAAAAAAGCGGCATGTCGTCTGAGAGAACAGAGGATGAAAAATCCAAACAGTCTGATGCCATAGTCTCGAATGACACGGAAAAAACCGCAACGGCAGCGACAGCAGGAAATACGTTAGCGGCAACAAAAAAAGACAATGTCGTGAAAAAATCAGCAGCCAAAGCGAAAACCAAAACGAAAGCAACCAATTCAACCAAAGCAGAAGAATATGATGAAAATGGATTATCACCAGAAGAACAACGTGTTGGTGCTCAACAAACGAATCAACTCAGTGAGTCAGAGATTAAGGCATTAAAATACAAATGCCGTTACCCGCTGATGACGGAACAAGAACGTGTTGAATATCATTGTGAAGTGAAAAAGGTCACGATTCGATAAGCCTTTTAAGAAACCAAGCGGTCAGTTCCGCTTGGTTTTTTACTACTCAATGCCCGCCATCTTATGCGTTTGGATACTCAACTGCCAGCGGGGTTTGTGCGAGCGTTGATTGAGTTTGCCGAGCTGGGCGATGGTTTCAAGCATATTCATCACACCATCTGTTTCACAAGGGGAGAGATAGTAACGCTCGGCGGGAATGGTGTTTTCGATCTGCTCACAAAATTCAAGCATATCGCCATCGACCACGATCCGCACTTCATGAGCAAACGGAATATGGTGCTTCAGATAGTTTTTCTGGTAGATCCGCTTCGGACTGGTGGCGATATAGTCGATCTGTTTTGGTACAGGCTTCAAGCCATTCGTTTCCACTGCAATAAAGTAGCCTTCCGCTTTTAGCACATCAAGCAATCGCTCTAAGTTTGGCTGAATAGTTGGCTCGCCCCCCGTGATGATGATATTTTTCGCCGAAAAACCCCTAACCACCGCCATAATTTCCGCCAGCGTTTTGGTGGTATATTGATTGTAGTTGGTATCACACCACGGGCACGCCAAATTGCATTTTCCAAAACGGATAAAAATACTCGGCATACCGGTATTAAATCCTTCGCCCTGTAGGGTTTCGAAGATTTCCACAATGCGATATTCGGTATTTGCAAAACGTTGAGAGAAACTGACCGCTTGCATCATCGGCTGTACTCGCAATAAGAGGTTGGTGTTTCCCACAAGCGAATCAGGCTGACAGGCAAGCCGACATCGCACAACGTATCGAAGATATATTTTGCCATCTGCTCGGCGGTCGTACGGGTAGGAATGGCGAAGGTTTTAGAATTGAGCGAGTTGAGCAAGTTTGCCACTTGGCATTCACGCTCGCTAGTGCTGTCGTAAATAAAAGCGTGATCCATCTTATCAAGAATGTGCGTTTTGACGATCGCTTTAAGATCGCTGTAATCCATTACCATTCCGCTTTTCGCCCCGCTGGTACGCAGTTCACCCCCAATTTCGACTTGTAAGGTGTAAGTATGCCCGTGCAAGTTTTGGCATTTACCATCGTGTCCGTCCAACATATGTGCCATATCAAAGCTAAATTCTTTGGCGATTTTAAACATTTTCACGCTCCGCCAAGTATTCGTTCAGCCCTTTTTCTCGTAGCACACAACTTGGACAGCGATGGCAGCCACCTTCTACGCCTAAATAACAGGTGTGCGTATGTTGGCGGATGTAGTCAAATGCCCCTAAATCGTCCGCTAATTTCCATGTCTCTTTTTTGGTGAGATACATCAAGGGGGTGCGGATATTGAAATTGTAATCCATCGCCAAATTGAGCGTCACATTCATTGATTTCACGAACACATCACGGCAGTCAGGGTAGCCGCTGAAATCTGTTTCGCACACGCCAGTAAAAATCGTTTGAATGCCTTGGCTTTTGCTGTAAATCGCGGTGTAGAGCAGAAACAAAGCGTTGCGACCGTCCACGAAAGTATTTGGTGTGCTACCGTTTTGCTCGATTTCGGCTTGAGCATCCATTAACGCATTGGTGGTAATGGCTTTAATCACAGAAGTGTCGATAAGCGTTTGTTTTACGCCGAGATCGTCGGCAATCCATTTCGCTTTATCTAATTCAATGGCGTGGCGTTGCCCATATTGAAAGGTAACGACTTCCACATTTTCCCGTCCAAATTCTTGAATAGCGAGAAAAAGACAAGTCGTTGAGTCTTGCCCGCCTGAAAAAATTACGGCGGCTTTTGCTTGATTTGTCATTGATTTTCCTTAGTTTTTTTGCGTGGGAGGTTTTCGAACCACGATGAAATGAAAAACAAGCGGTCAGATTCTGCAAAAGTTTTGCGAAATCTAACCGCTTGCGGTCGCGTATTATAGTGGCAGGTCGCTATTTTGCGAACTGTTTTATTATTATTTTATTTCAGGAAATAGTTGTTTGAATATTTTGCTGTTTGTTTATTTATATAAAAGACTATAATGCTCGACATCAAGCAACGAGCTTGCAAGGTTCAACAAATTGACTAATGAAAATAAAATGAAAAAAGTCGCAAATGTACACTATGCTCCACAAAAACACTGGGTAGGTAACGGTTTCCACGTTTAATCAATGTTTACCTATAACGACACCGATAAAAATCTCGACCCGTTTTTAATGATGGACTACAACCCACCACGCCATTTTGATGGTGGACGGAAATCCGATTTTCGTGGTGTAGGTGAACATCCACATCGTGGTTTTGAAACGGTAACTATCGCTTATCAAGGGGAAGTCGCACATGCGGACTCATACGGCGGTGGCGGTATTATAGGTACAGGTGATGTGCAATGGATGACCGCAGGTTCAGGCATTATGCACGAAGAGTTCCATTCTGAAAAATTCTCCAAAGAAGGCGGAATGTTTGAGATGGTACAACTTTGGGTAAATTTACCGAAAGCCCATAAAATGACCACACCAAAATACCAAGCGATTAAATCCGCTGAAATTCCAGTGGTCTCCCTTGATGATAACGCAGGCACAGCTCGGATTATTGCAGGCGAGCTTGCTAGTACTTCAGGTGCAGCAAGTACATTCAGCCCAATCAATATGTGGGATGTGGTGTTAAATGCAGGCAAAAACCATACTTTCGCCGTACCAGAAAGCCACAACTTAATTGTGTTAGTTTTAGATGGAACAGTGCAATTTAATGGTGAAGAGATTGCTCGTCGTGGCGAACTCATTACCTTTGAGCGTGGCGGTGCAGATGTCCAAATCGAAGCCAACAACGAAGCGAAGCTCCTTATTTTAATGGACGAACCGTTAAATGAACCAATCGTTGGCTACGGTCCATTTGTCATGAACACCGAAGCAGAAATCGATCAAGCGATGCGTGATGTGCAAAGCGGTAAATTTGGACAAATTGCTCACTAATCGCTTCTACATGAGCTATACAAGCGGTCGGATTTTAAGAACGTTTTGCAAATCGCAAAAAAATTCAAAAACTGACCGCTTTTTGCTTTTAAAAAAAGCAACTGGGATCTTTTTTCACCAAAAGATCGTTTTTTTTAATTTTTTTAAATTTTTTACTTGCATTGGTTTCGGATTTCTCTATAATGCGCACCACACAACGACGCACTGTTGTGAACGGATTAGGTTATTACGGTGCGTCGTTGTTTTTTGCTCTTTAATAATGAATCAGACAATCTGTGTGGGCACTTGTTGATGTGATTTTGAAGTGAAATATTATTTAATTTTGAAGTCTTAATAAGTGCTTAACTTGAAATTCATAATGAATATTATTGATTTTTTTATAGTCAGTATTTATTGAGCGATTAAACTTTTTGAATTGAAGAGTTTGATCATGGCTCAGATTGAACGCTGGCGGCAGGCTTAACACATGCAAGTCGAACGGTAGCAGGAGAAAGCTTGCTTTCTTGCTGACGAGTGGCGGACGGGTGAGTAATGCTTGGGAATCTGGCTTATGGAGGGGGATAACTACGGGAAACTGTAGCTAATACCGCGTAATATCGAGAGATTAAAGACTGGGACCTACGGGCCAGTTGCCATAAGATGAGCCCAAGTGGGATTAGGTAGTTGGTGGGGTAAAGGCCTACCAAGCCCGCGATCTCTAGCTGGTCTGAGAGGATGACCAGCCACACTGGAACTGAGACACGGTCCAGACTCCTACGGGAGGCAGCAGTGGGGAATATTGCACAATGGGGGGAACCCTGATGCAGCCATGCCGCGTGAATGAAGAAGGCCTTCGGGTTGTAAAGTTCTTTCGGTGGTGAGGAAGGTATCAACTTTAATAGAGTTGGTAATTGACGTTATCCACAGAAGAAGCACCGGCTAACTCCGTGCCAGCAGCCGCGGTAATACGGAGGGTGCGAGCGTTAATCGGAATGACTGGGCGTAAAGGGCACGCAGGCGGATTGTTAAGTGAGATGTGAAAGCCCCGGGCTTAACCTGGGAATTGCATTTCAGACTGGCAATCTAGAGTATTTTAGGGAGGGGTAGAATTCCACGTGTAGCGGTGAAATGCGTAGAGATGTGGAGGAATACCGAAGGCGAAGGCAGCCCCTTGGGAATATACTGACGCTCATGTGCGAAAGCGTGGGGAGCAAACAGGATTAGATACCCTGGTAGTCCACGCTGTAAACGATGTCGATTTGGGGATTGGGGTTTAACTCTGGTGCCCGAAGCTAACGTGATAAATCGACCGCCTGGGGAGTACGGCCGCAAGGTTAAAACTCAAATGAATTGACGGGGGCCCGCACAAGCGGTGGAGCATGTGGTTTAATTCGATGCAACGCGAAGAACCTTACCTACTCTTGACATCCATGGAAGTTCGCAGAGATGTGAATGTGCCTTCGGGAACCATGAGACAGGTGCTGCATGGCTGTCGTCAGCTCGTGTTGTGAAATGTTGGGTTAAGTCCCGCAACGAGCGCAACCCTTATCCTTTGTTGCCAGCGATTAGGTCGGGAACTCAAAGGAGACTGCCAGTGATAAACTGGAGGAAGGTGGGGATGACGTCAAGTCATCATGGCCCTTACGAGTAGGGCTACACACGTGCTACAATGGTGCATACAGAGGGAAGCAAAATGGCGACATGGAGCAAATCTCACAAAGTGCATCTAAGTCCGGATTGGAGTCTGCAACTCGACTCCATGAAGTCGGAATCGCTAGTAATCGCAAATCAGAATGTTGCGGTGAATACGTTCCCGGGCCTTGTACACACCGCCCGTCACACCATGGGAGTGGGTTGTACCAGAAGTAGATAGCTTAACCGCAAGGGGGGCGTTTACCACGGTATGATTCATGACTGGGGTGAAGTCGTAACAAGGTAACCGTAGGGGAACCTGCGGTTGGATCACCTCCTTACCGAAGTAGAAATGACACAATAAGCGCTCACACAGATTGTTTGATAGAAAGTTGAAACATAGGCAAGACAAGCGGCCAGTTCCGCGAAATGTTTTGCAAATGGCAGGAAAGCATCTTTAAATGCTGTCCCCATCGTCTAGAGGCCTAGGACATCGCCCTTTCACGGCGGTAACCGGGGTTCGAATCCCCGTGGGGACGCCATTTAAAGATGTTTTTTGTCGGAAGACAAAGTGAATGTCTAATGTTCTTTAAAAAATAGGAAACAA encodes:
- the fbaA gene encoding class II fructose-bisphosphate aldolase, whose amino-acid sequence is MAKLLDIVKPGVVTGDDVQKVFAFAKEHNFAIPAVNCVGTDSVNAVLETAARVKAPVIVQFSNGGAQFYAGKGIKPASGARPDVLGAVAGAKHVHELAKEYGVPVILHTDHAAKNLLPWIDGMLDAGEKFFAETGKPLFSSHMIDLSEEPIEENMEICKKYLERMNKMGMTLEIEIGITGGEEDGVDNSDVDESRLYTQPEDVLFVYDSLNPVSPRFTVAAAFGNVHGVYKPGNVKLKPSILGASQEFVSKERGLPAKSIDFVFHGGSGSSREEIREAISYGAIKMNIDTDTQWASWDGILQFYKANHEYLQGQLGNPTGPDAPNKKYYDPRVWLRKMEESMSKRLEQSFEDLNCVNVL
- a CDS encoding ATP-binding cassette domain-containing protein, producing MLLLDVQNISKRFTDRVGLFRKQDFYAVKNVSFQLEQQQTLAIIGANGAGKSTLAKMLVGITELTSGKIFLKNQELHYGDYAFRAKKIRMVFQDPNDAFDPNYNIGQILDSPLKLATTLSEENRNERIFKTLKLVGMYPEHALIPISEASSSQKHRVALARALILNPEIVIFDDSLSALDFSLQSQLTNLMLSLQERLGLSYIYVGQNLGLIKHIADKLMVMDQGEVVEYGMTKALLLNPQNPITVRLIESHFGKRLTEDAWANSFM
- a CDS encoding NAD(P)H-binding protein; this encodes MKSIAIIGLGWLGMPLAERLLKKGWQVKGSKRQVTHHPKIEIYPFDLSEFSSESLQPLLNVNAVVINIPPSKISAENYLDGIKRLVQQAISQQVKQLIFISTTGVLPLQAGTFDENVATDLRNPTAQLESWLQQQSIACDILRLGGLIGKNRHPVHYLAGKQNLSGAGQPVNLVHQQDCIRAIELLLSMPNGQRLFHLVAPQHPTRQDYYGAMAKKFGLPDLHFSPENQPLVRIISGEKICRELGFEYCYPDPFLF
- a CDS encoding nitroreductase family protein; its protein translation is MQLLEAIKQRKTIKLFNDNAKISREELSEMLELAQLAPSKANLQPWRFVVIDEPEQKQKLLDVVAFNAPPCESAAAVVIVLADLQYQKLLGDILDHSVASGCLHANFRDRSYDFLLNTHNALSEQEIRDQALIDTSLAAMQLMLIAKEKGYDSHAIGIFDREQVMNRFEIDADRYLPVMLLAIGKAAVPAIPSARLPITHTVAWNSGKTLNK
- the gorA gene encoding glutathione-disulfide reductase; its protein translation is MTKHYDYIAIGGGSGGIASVNRAASYGKKCAIIEAKLLGGTCVNVGCVPKKVMWYGAQVAEAINYYAADYGFELDCKRFDFAKLVQNRQAYISRIHTSYNNVLAKNNVDVIQGFAKFVNKNTLEVNGEQITADHILIATGGRPSRPAIKGAEYGIDSDGVFALTELPKRIAIVGAGYIAVELAGVMNAFGVETHLFVRQHAPLRNFDPLIVDTLLEVMAQDGIQLHTHSVPSEVVKNVDGSLTLQLENGESQTVDALVWAIGREPATDAINLQAAGVETNARGFVKVDKFQNTNVDGIYAVGDIIEGGIELTPVAVAAGRRLSERLFNNKPNEHLDYNLVPTVVFSHPPIGTIGLSEPKAIEQFGAEQVKVYTSSFTPMYSAITQHRQPCRMKLVCVGEEQKIVGLHGIGFGVDEMIQGFAVAIKMGATKADFDNTVAIHPTGSEEFVTMR
- a CDS encoding 7-carboxy-7-deazaguanine synthase QueE yields the protein MQAVSFSQRFANTEYRIVEIFETLQGEGFNTGMPSIFIRFGKCNLACPWCDTNYNQYTTKTLAEIMAVVRGFSAKNIIITGGEPTIQPNLERLLDVLKAEGYFIAVETNGLKPVPKQIDYIATSPKRIYQKNYLKHHIPFAHEVRIVVDGDMLEFCEQIENTIPAERYYLSPCETDGVMNMLETIAQLGKLNQRSHKPRWQLSIQTHKMAGIE
- the queD gene encoding 6-carboxytetrahydropterin synthase QueD — translated: MFKIAKEFSFDMAHMLDGHDGKCQNLHGHTYTLQVEIGGELRTSGAKSGMVMDYSDLKAIVKTHILDKMDHAFIYDSTSERECQVANLLNSLNSKTFAIPTRTTAEQMAKYIFDTLCDVGLPVSLIRLWETPTSYCEYSR
- the queC gene encoding 7-cyano-7-deazaguanine synthase QueC, translated to MTNQAKAAVIFSGGQDSTTCLFLAIQEFGRENVEVVTFQYGQRHAIELDKAKWIADDLGVKQTLIDTSVIKAITTNALMDAQAEIEQNGSTPNTFVDGRNALFLLYTAIYSKSQGIQTIFTGVCETDFSGYPDCRDVFVKSMNVTLNLAMDYNFNIRTPLMYLTKKETWKLADDLGAFDYIRQHTHTCYLGVEGGCHRCPSCVLREKGLNEYLAERENV
- a CDS encoding pirin family protein, with product MFTYNDTDKNLDPFLMMDYNPPRHFDGGRKSDFRGVGEHPHRGFETVTIAYQGEVAHADSYGGGGIIGTGDVQWMTAGSGIMHEEFHSEKFSKEGGMFEMVQLWVNLPKAHKMTTPKYQAIKSAEIPVVSLDDNAGTARIIAGELASTSGAASTFSPINMWDVVLNAGKNHTFAVPESHNLIVLVLDGTVQFNGEEIARRGELITFERGGADVQIEANNEAKLLILMDEPLNEPIVGYGPFVMNTEAEIDQAMRDVQSGKFGQIAH